Proteins from a single region of Sphingomonas sp.:
- a CDS encoding bifunctional aminoglycoside phosphotransferase/ATP-binding protein codes for MAAAAAQREASLAALLGEGGLDAAAIQALTDAIGKEHGAAPRADGKAFLHLLETAAQAPAQQLELKRHRAQLDRRIRAGRIRALDTGDEDILHDLALPLAALVGLGRTAEANLLANRYLDVTPQGATGWALLPLYLSLRAADAGVADAILAPAPPRLVAIGGLSGTGKSTLARLSGNRMGRPPGARVLRSDVFRKRLAGVPPETRLPPAHYTRLNDQDTYQALFESADDHLACGNSVIIDAVFMNRSERDVAAALAHRHRVPFTGIWLEAPERDRLARVAERSGDASDASVEVAREQSRRPVGVLADWHRIRVNRPIELIVAAARGALERRR; via the coding sequence ATGGCGGCGGCGGCCGCACAGCGCGAGGCATCGCTAGCGGCCCTGCTCGGCGAGGGCGGACTGGACGCGGCCGCGATACAGGCGCTGACCGATGCGATCGGCAAGGAACATGGCGCTGCGCCGCGCGCGGACGGAAAGGCGTTCCTGCATTTGCTGGAGACTGCGGCGCAAGCTCCTGCGCAGCAGCTCGAATTGAAGCGGCACCGCGCGCAGCTCGACCGCCGCATCCGGGCTGGCCGCATCCGCGCGCTCGATACCGGCGATGAGGATATTCTCCACGATCTGGCCTTGCCGCTGGCCGCATTGGTCGGGCTGGGCCGCACCGCCGAGGCCAATCTGCTCGCTAACCGCTATCTCGACGTGACGCCGCAGGGAGCGACCGGCTGGGCGTTGCTGCCGCTCTACCTCTCGCTGCGCGCCGCCGACGCCGGGGTGGCCGACGCGATCCTCGCCCCCGCCCCGCCCCGGCTGGTCGCGATCGGCGGGCTTTCGGGAACCGGCAAATCGACGCTGGCGCGGCTGAGCGGCAACCGCATGGGACGCCCGCCCGGCGCGCGGGTGCTGCGCTCAGATGTGTTCCGCAAGCGGCTGGCCGGCGTGCCGCCGGAAACACGGCTGCCGCCCGCGCATTATACCAGGCTGAATGATCAGGACACCTATCAGGCCTTGTTTGAATCCGCCGACGACCACCTCGCCTGCGGCAACAGCGTGATCATCGACGCGGTGTTCATGAACCGCAGCGAGCGCGACGTGGCGGCGGCGCTGGCGCATCGCCACCGCGTGCCCTTCACCGGCATCTGGCTGGAGGCGCCCGAGCGCGACCGGCTGGCGCGAGTCGCGGAACGCTCCGGCGACGCATCGGACGCCAGCGTCGAGGTTGCGCGCGAGCAGTCGCGCCGCCCGGTCGGCGTGCTGGCCGACTGGCATCGCATTCGCGTCAACCGCCCGATCGAACTGATCGTCGCCGCCGCGCGCGGCGCGCTGGAGCGGCGGCGGTGA